A single genomic interval of Gossypium raimondii isolate GPD5lz chromosome 11, ASM2569854v1, whole genome shotgun sequence harbors:
- the LOC105802651 gene encoding F-box protein PP2-A13, with amino-acid sequence MGANISGAMVDRDEGGSPLKPRLGDIPESCAALVLALLDPPEICKLARVNRSFHGASSADFIWESKLPSNYIFIVEKVLRDTTLLNLQKKQLYAGLCRPNPFDAGRKEIWLDKNTGGVCLSISSKALTITGIDDRRYWTHISTEESRYPTVAYLQQIWWFQVDGEVEFGFPVGTYSLFFRLQLGKSSKRLGRRVCNSKHIHGWEIKPVRFQLTTSEGQSVESRCHLDNPGNWVLYRVGDFVVQNPNAFTNIKFSLTQIDCTHTKGGLCVDAALIYPTTVAKEIRSCS; translated from the exons ATGGGTGCCAACATATCTGGAGCTATGGTCGACAGAGATGAAGGCGGTTCTCCATTGAAGCCGAGACTTGGTGACATACCAGAGAGCTGCGCGGCCTTGGTTCTGGCCCTGTTAGACCCACCTGAGATTTGCAAATTGGCTCGAGTGAACCGATCTTTTCATGGTGCTTCGTCGGCTGATTTTATATGGGAATCGAAACTGCCATCCAATTATATATTCATCGTGGAGAAAGTGCTAAGAGATACAACTTTATTAAACCTGCAGAAGAAACAACTTTACGCTGGGCTATGCAGGCCTAATCCCTTTGATGCTGGCAGAAAG GAGATATGGCTAGATAAGAATACAGGTGGGGTTTGTTTATCAATATCTTCCAAAGCCTTAACCATCACAGGGATCGATGACAGGAGATATTGGACTCACATTTCCACCGAGGAATCAAG ATATCCTACAGTAGCATACCTACAGCAAATTTGGTGGTTCCAAGTGGATGGAGAGGTCGAGTTTGGATTCCCAGTGGGGACATATAGCTTATTCTTCAGGCTCCAGCTGGGGAAATCTTCAAAGAGACTGGGTCGGCGTGTTTGTAACTCGAAGCACATCCATGGCTGGGAAATAAAGCCCGTACGATTCCAGCTAACAACTTCAGAGGGGCAAAGTGTCGAATCCCGGTGTCATTTAGACAATCCTGGAAACTGGGTCCTTTACAGAGTGGGAGATTTTGTCGTACAAAATCCTAATGCGttcacaaatatcaaattttcattgaCCCAGATCGACTGTACTCACACCAAAGGCGGCCTTTGTGTGGATGCTGCTTTAATTTACCCCACTACTGTAGCTAAAGAGATTAGGTCATGTTCGTGA